The following proteins come from a genomic window of Sorghum bicolor cultivar BTx623 chromosome 3, Sorghum_bicolor_NCBIv3, whole genome shotgun sequence:
- the LOC8062131 gene encoding GTP-binding protein At2g22870: MLLHHRLLPRLLVPSTHTSTLLRPSRLPLRLSLSPRFSALSHLAAPQTVDQSDDEGAPQGKVQVQLPLDRLFVPPGATVDAGDQDAVSARVLKGSNIVLGPYARGDAQVVNADFVKSSVRPDDCPRDGLPEFALVGRSNVGKSSLLNSLVRRKRLALTSKKPGKTQCINHFKVNDSWYLVDLPGYGYASAPQEARTNWDEFTRNYFLSRENLVSVFLLIDASIPAKKIDLDYASWLGQNKVPMTLVFTKCDKRKKKKNGGRRPEENVETFQSLIREYFEAAPPWIMTSSVTNQGRDEILLHMSQLRNYWLKH; the protein is encoded by the exons atgctcctccaccaccgcctcctccctcGCCTACTCGTTCCTTCCACCCACACATCCACACTCCTCCGCCCCTCCCGTTTGCCGCtccgtctctctctctcgccgCGCTTCTCCGCGCTGTCCCACCTCGCGGCACCGCAGACCGTCGACCAGTCCGACGACGAAGGGGCGCCCCAGGGGAAGGTGCAGGTCCAGCTCCCGCTCGACCGCCTCTTCGTGCCGCCCGGGGCAACCGTGGATGCGGGGGACCAGGACGCCGTGAGCGCACGGGTCCTTAAGGGCTCCAACATCGTGCTGGGCCCATACGCGCGCGGTGACGCACAGGTGGTCAACGCAGATTTTGTGAAGAGCAGCGTGCGTCCCGATGACTGCCCTCGGGACGGCCTACCGGAGTTCGCACTCGTTGGCCGGTCGAACGTCGGCAAATCGTCGCTGCTCAACTCGCTTGTCCGCCGCAAGCGCCTTGCACTCACCTCCAAGAAGCCTG GGAAGACCCAATGTATCAATCATTTCAAAGTAAATGACAGCTGGTATCTTGTCGACTTGCCTGGTTATGG ATATGCTTCTGCACCACAGGAAGCTCGTACCAATTGGGATGAATTTACTAGAAATTACTTTCTCAGTAGGGAGAATTTGGTATCTGTTTTTCTCCTTATAGATGCAAGTATACCTGCCAAGAAGATTGATCTTGACTATGCTAGTTGGCTTGGTCAAAACAAG GTTCCCATGACCCTTGTGTTCACAAAATGTGACAAacgcaagaagaagaagaatggcggcAGGAGACCCGAAGAAAACGTGGAAACTTTCCAGAGCCTAATCCGTGAATACTTCGAGGCTGCGCCTCCTTGGATCATGACAAGCAGCGTGACCAACCAGGGCCGCGATGAGATACTCCTGCACATGTCTCAGCTTAGGAATTATTGGCTCAAGCATTGA
- the LOC8062132 gene encoding transcription repressor OFP1, with protein sequence MHLREAMEDTGSGAGTGGRKKLKHRLAAILSVFSRRAGGGRKRRDSEGEAKPPPPLAFPSYSRLGGSGKKQPGGGNGIVDRRLSLSAPRPAPLVHITIDCAGRRSVDAADPSLLALDAADAARKAERRSTAAAGGTPHETGGEWEGRKCPPSSPFVAHHLPPLPPVARWKERANTNTNNTSSRRLSTHSSRRLVSSSSSDDEYDDDSRNLFSSRSFSSDSSDFYNCPRKNTTTATRARASVSGPCRAPPPASARRRGASQSCRYSFELPRGSTASAATDGGFAVVKRSADPYEDFRKSMQEMIAEWPAGAGGGDGNDGGEGDDHSAERLLETYLVLNSPRHYPAILAAFADVRETLFP encoded by the coding sequence ATGCACCTTCGCGAGGCCATGGAGGACACCGGTTCGGGCGCCGGCACCGGCGGGCGCAAGAAGCTGAAGCACCGCCTGGCGGCGATCCTCTCGGTGTTCTCCCGGCGCGCGGGCGGCGGCAGGAAGCGCCGCGACAGCGAGGGCGAGgcgaagccgccgccgccattggCATTCCCGTCGTACTCCCGCCTCGGCGGCAGCGGGAAGAAGCAGCCCGGGGGTGGGAATGGGATCGTCGACCGCCGCCTGTCCCTCTCCGCACCGCGGCCCGCGCCGCTGGTCCACATCACCATCGACTGCGCTGGCCGCCGCTCCGTCGACGCGGCCGACCCGTCCCTCCTCGCGCTCGACGCCGCGGACGCCGCTAGGAAGGCGGAGCGCCGGTCCACGGCCGCCGCCGGGGGGACGCCGCACGAGACCGGCGGCGAGTGGGAGGGCCGCAAGTGCCCGCCGTCCTCGCCGTTCGTGGCGCACCAcctgccgccgctgccgcccgtGGCGAGGTGGAAGGAGCGGGCCAACACCAACACCAACAACACCTCCTCGCGCCGGCTGTCGACGCACTCGTCGCGCCGGCTGGTCAGCAGCTCGTCCTCCGACGACGAGTACGACGACGACTCGAGGAACCTCTTCTCGTCGCGGAGCTTCTCGTCCGATTCGTCCGACTTCTACAACTGCCCACGCAAGaacaccaccaccgccaccaggGCGCGCGCGTCCGTCTCGGGCCCgtgccgcgcgccgccgccggcttccgcgcgccgccgcggcgcgTCGCAGAGCTGCCGGTACAGCTTCGAGCTCCCGCGTGGCTCGACGGCGTCCGCCGCGACGGACGGCGGGTTCGCGGTGGTGAAGCGATCCGCCGACCCGTACGAGGACTTCCGCAAGTCCATGCAAGAGATGATCGCCGAGTGGCCAGCTGGCGCTGGCGGTGGGGACGGCAACGACGGCGGCGAGGGGGACGACCACAGCGCGGAGCGGCTGCTGGAGACGTACCTCGTGCTCAACTCGCCGAGGCACTACCCGGCGATCCTCGCGGCGTTCGCCGACGTGCGGGAGACGCTCTTTCCATGA